From a region of the Pleuronectes platessa chromosome 22, fPlePla1.1, whole genome shotgun sequence genome:
- the LOC128428772 gene encoding leucine-rich repeat neuronal protein 3 — protein sequence MKDVSFVDRLFVGLAIASFVVATEERPDCPKLCVCEIRPWFSPSSVYMEAQTVDCNDLGLFSLPEKLPVGTQVLLLQTNNVAKIENPLDYLANITEIDLSQNNLSSISDVHLGNLPQLVSLHMEENWIRMLPEQCLAELGNLQELYMNHNLISYISPLAFQGLSNLVRLHLNSNKLVVIKREWFEPMPNLEILMIGENPVLSIDDMNFKPLSNLRSLVLTRMNLSQLPDDALAGLDNVESISFYDNIFPEVPHSALKNVKNLKFLDLNKNPIARIQRGDFVDMLHLKELGINSMPELVSIDSFALNNLPELTKIEATNNPKLSYIHPNAFYKLPRLETLMLNGNALSALHRITVESLPNLREVSMHSNPIRCDCVVRWMNMNKTNIRFMEPDSLYCVEPPEYEGQHVRQVHFREMMEICLPLISPESMPGHIKAKNGSSVSLHCRAFAEPEPDIYWITPSGARVLPNTASEKFYMHPEGTFDIYDITENEAGLYTCVAHNLVGADLKSVSVEVNGYFPRSINGSLNVVVKSVETNSILVSWKAGPGTLAPNIKWYTVSEANHPTIAFTTRVPSDVQVYNLTHLNPATHYKVCVDVRSIHYNHDTKCVNVTTKGIELAARDTEKWDAAVITVFGVLLAVISVACLLIYVSLRNHHLYGDIRKCDSKAPLKPVEATGMHSPFFTKLWVSGKGLPSGVEVKATVINVSDNAF from the coding sequence ATGAAGGACGTGTCATTCGTGGATCGTCTCTTTGTCGGCTTGGCCATTGCCTCTTTTGTTGTGGCCACTGAGGAGAGGCCCGACTGCCCAAAACTCTGTGTATGTGAGATCAGACCCTGGTTTTCTCCCAGTTCCGTGTACATGGAGGCACAGACAGTTGACTGTAATGACTTGGGACTCTTTAGCCTGCCGGAAAAATTACCAGTGGGCACACAGGTACTATTactgcaaacaaacaatgttGCCAAGATTGAAAACCCGTTGGATTACCTGGCAAACATAACGGAGATTGATTTATCACAAAACAACTTATCCTCTATCAGCGACGTCCATCTGGGGAACCTTCCTCAGCTTGTATCTCTTCATATGGAGGAAAACTGGATACGCATGTTGCCAGAACAATGTCTGGCAGAGTTGGGTAACCTGCAGGAGCTCTACATGAATCACAACCTCATATCCTACATTTCTCCACTGGCTTTCCAGGGTCTCAGCAACCTTGTAAGGCTCCACCTCAATTCTAACAAACTGGTGGTCATTAAGAGAGAGTGGTTCGAACCCATGCCAAATCTTGAGATTCTGATGATCGGTGAGAATCCAGTTCTTTCTATCGATGACATGAACTTCAAACCTCTCAGTAACCTCCGCAGTCTTGTTCTCACCAGAATGAACTTGTCTCAGCTTCCTGACGATGCACTGGCTGGTCTTGATAACGTTGAGAGCATTTCGTTCTATGATAACATTTTCCCCGAGGTGCCTCATTCAGCcttgaaaaatgtcaaaaatctaAAGTTTTTGGATCTAAATAAAAACCCCATTGCAAGGATACAGAGAGGGGACTTTGTGGATATGCTTCATCTTAAAGAACTGGGGATCAATAGCATGCCGGAGCTAGTTTCTATTGACAGCTTTGCCCTCAATAACCTCCCTGAGCTCACTAAAATAGAGGCCACCAACAATCCTAAACTCTCCTACATCCATCCTAATGCTTTCTACAAACTACCACGGCTGGAAACCCTAATGCTAAATGGCAATGCACTCAGTGCCCTGCACAGGATAACCGTTGAGTCACTCCCAAATCTCAGAGAAGTTAGTATGCACAGCAACCCTATCCGTTGTGACTGCGTAGTCCGCTGGATGAACATGAACAAGACCAACATTCGCTTCATGGAGCCTGATTCACTCTACTGTGTGGAGCCTCCAGAGTACGAGGGGCAGCATGTCCGACAGGTGCACTTCAGGGAGATGATGGAGATTTGTCTGCCACTCATCTCTCCCGAAAGCATGCCTGGGCATATCAAAGCAAAGAACGGGAGCTCAGTGTCACTCCATTGTCGGGCATTTGCTGAACCTGAACCGGACATCTATTGGATCACCCCATCTGGTGCCAGGGTTCTGCCCAACACTGCCTCTGAGAAGTTCTACATGCACCCAGAGGGAACCTTTGACATCTATGACATAACAGAGAACGAGGCTGGTCTTTACACTTGTGTTGCCCATAATCTGGTTGGAGCTGATCTTAAATCGGTTTCAGTAGAGGTAAATGGATACTTTCCCCGATCTATAAATGGTTCTCTCAATGTTGTAGTGAAATCCGTGGAGACCAACTCCATCCTGGTTTCCTGGAAGGCTGGACCTGGCACCCTTGCTCCCAACATTAAATGGTACACTGTGTCAGAAGCCAACCATCCTACTATAGCGTTTACCACCAGAGTTCCCTCTGATGTCCAGGTCTACAACCTCACCCATCTCAACCCCGCCACTCACTACAAAGTATGtgtggatgtgcgcagcatccACTACAACCATGACACCAAATGTGTCAATGTCACCACTAAAGGAATAGAGCTGGCAGCCCGGGATACGGAAAAATGGGATGCAGCAGTAATTACTGTCTTTGGTGTGCTCTTGGCCGTGATTTCAGTGGCCTGCCTGCTTATTTATGTCTCTCTGAGGAACCATCACCTTTATGGGGATATAAGGAAATGCGACTCCAAAGCTCCGCTGAAACCAGTGGAAGCTACCGGTATGCACTCTCCTTTCTTTACAAAGCTGTGGGTTTCAGGTAAGGGACTGCCAAGTGGAGTGGAAGTGAAAGCCACAGTCATAAACGTATCTGACAATGCCTTTTAA